In Streptomyces sp. NBC_00414, a single window of DNA contains:
- a CDS encoding isocitrate lyase/PEP mutase family protein, with translation MDFRTTVERAERLKQLHAEYKPLVLPTVWDAWSARTAVGAGFPALTIGSHPLADSRGAEDNEGQTFEEVLAAVRPIIAAVDVPVSVDLEAGYGQKPADLVAGLIEVGGVGLNIEDTVHSDGGRVRSTQEHASYIAGLRAAADDAGVPVWVNGRTDLFLHAKDAAGVLDEAVERLRAMEQAGADSVYPVAIQDNDDLLAAVTGAVAVPVNSTAHPVKHDLERFRRLGVGRITYGPLLQFAMTDAMKTALGPWAP, from the coding sequence ATGGACTTTCGCACCACAGTTGAGCGCGCTGAGCGCCTGAAGCAGCTGCATGCCGAGTACAAGCCGCTCGTGCTGCCGACCGTCTGGGACGCGTGGTCGGCGAGGACGGCGGTCGGCGCCGGGTTCCCCGCGCTGACGATCGGCAGCCATCCGCTCGCCGACTCCCGGGGGGCCGAGGACAACGAGGGGCAGACCTTCGAGGAGGTACTGGCCGCGGTGAGGCCGATCATCGCGGCGGTCGACGTCCCCGTGTCCGTGGACCTGGAGGCCGGGTACGGACAGAAGCCCGCGGACCTTGTCGCCGGACTCATCGAGGTCGGCGGCGTGGGTCTCAACATCGAGGACACCGTCCACTCGGACGGCGGACGTGTGCGCAGCACACAGGAGCACGCGAGCTACATCGCCGGCCTGCGCGCGGCTGCTGACGACGCGGGGGTCCCGGTCTGGGTCAACGGGCGCACCGACCTCTTCCTGCACGCGAAGGACGCCGCGGGTGTCCTCGACGAGGCGGTCGAGCGGCTGCGGGCCATGGAGCAGGCCGGGGCCGACAGTGTCTATCCGGTGGCCATTCAGGACAACGACGACCTGCTCGCGGCGGTGACCGGTGCCGTGGCCGTTCCCGTGAACTCCACGGCCCATCCCGTCAAGCACGATCTTGAGCGCTTCCGCCGCCTCGGCGTCGGCCGGATCACCTACGGCCCGCTGCTGCAGTTCGCGATGACGGATGCGATGAAGACCGCGCTCGGCCCGTGGGCGCCCTGA